Proteins encoded together in one Bacteroides ovatus window:
- a CDS encoding TIGR03915 family putative DNA repair protein, translating into MFSVYIYDKTFDGLLTAVFDAYFRKTFPDALLSEGDALPLFCDELHTVVTDEEKAGRVWRGLQKKVSSSALGCLTQSWLSELPEVGMLIFRYIRKAIDAPRSIETNFGDPDVLQLAQIWKKVDGERVHLMQFVRFQKAADGTFFAAFEPQYNALPLTVHHFKDRFADQKWIIYDMKRRYGFYYDLQEVTTISFDDDSRESHLITGMLDESLMDKDEKLFQQLWKTYFKAICIKERMNPRKHRQDMPVRYWKYLTEKQK; encoded by the coding sequence ATGTTTAGTGTTTATATTTACGATAAAACCTTTGATGGTCTGCTGACGGCTGTGTTCGACGCCTATTTCCGCAAGACTTTCCCCGATGCCTTGCTGTCGGAAGGAGATGCTTTGCCTTTATTTTGTGATGAGCTGCATACGGTAGTGACCGATGAAGAAAAGGCCGGGCGTGTGTGGCGGGGATTACAGAAGAAAGTTTCCTCTTCCGCTTTGGGTTGCCTCACACAAAGTTGGCTGTCGGAGCTTCCGGAAGTAGGGATGCTTATTTTTCGTTATATCCGTAAAGCGATCGACGCGCCCCGGTCCATTGAAACCAATTTTGGTGATCCGGATGTTTTGCAATTGGCGCAAATATGGAAGAAGGTGGATGGCGAACGTGTACACCTGATGCAGTTTGTCCGTTTCCAGAAAGCTGCCGACGGTACATTCTTTGCCGCTTTCGAACCGCAGTATAATGCGCTCCCGTTGACGGTTCACCATTTCAAAGACCGTTTTGCCGATCAGAAGTGGATTATTTACGACATGAAACGCCGTTACGGATTTTATTATGACTTGCAGGAGGTGACGACTATCTCGTTTGATGATGACAGTCGTGAATCCCATTTGATTACGGGGATGCTGGACGAAAGTCTGATGGACAAGGATGAGAAGCTTTTCCAACAACTTTGGAAGACATATTTCAAGGCCATTTGTATCAAAGAACGCATGAATCCGAGGAAGCACAGGCAGGATATGCCTGTACGTTATTGGAAGTATCTGACGGAAAAGCAAAAGTAG
- a CDS encoding DUF2809 domain-containing protein, whose translation MKKRIFYIISFLVIFCIEVLIALYVRDRFIRPYVGDMLVVVLVYSFVRIFLPTGIPRMPFYVFLFACFVEVLQYFQLVETLGVTNRVARIVLGSTFDWGDIACYAVGCVFIVLFEHFVRRRS comes from the coding sequence ATGAAGAAAAGAATTTTTTATATAATCAGCTTTCTGGTGATCTTCTGTATTGAGGTGTTGATAGCTTTGTATGTGCGCGACCGTTTCATACGTCCCTATGTCGGAGATATGCTGGTTGTAGTGCTGGTATATAGCTTTGTACGTATCTTTCTACCGACGGGGATTCCGCGGATGCCGTTTTATGTCTTTCTTTTTGCCTGTTTTGTAGAAGTCTTGCAATACTTCCAGCTGGTGGAAACATTGGGTGTCACGAACCGCGTAGCCCGAATTGTGCTGGGTTCTACGTTCGATTGGGGAGATATTGCCTGCTATGCTGTGGGATGCGTTTTCATTGTCTTATTCGAGCATTTCGTCCGGCGTAGATCGTAG
- a CDS encoding ion transporter, with the protein MKLKERIHRFLHDEKLKRKLYVIIFESDTPAGKLFDVILIACILVSVLLVIIESLKGLPTYLTTPFVIMEFLFTGFFTFEYLTRIYCSPRPRKYIFSFFGIVDLLATLPLYIGLLFPGARYLLIIRAFRLIRVFRVFKLFNFLNEGERLLTALRESSKKIAVFFLFVVILVTSIGTLMYMIEGTQPNSQFNNIPNSIYWAIVTMTTVGYGDITPATGLGKFLSACVMLIGYTIIAVPTGIVSASMMKEYKRRRDKECPNCHRSGHEDNAEFCKYCGHSLDPSETKAEEK; encoded by the coding sequence ATGAAACTGAAAGAAAGAATCCATCGTTTTTTGCATGACGAGAAACTGAAACGAAAGTTATACGTCATCATCTTCGAATCGGACACCCCTGCCGGGAAATTGTTCGACGTAATTCTTATCGCCTGTATTCTGGTCAGCGTATTGCTCGTCATCATCGAAAGCCTGAAAGGACTTCCCACCTATCTGACGACTCCGTTCGTCATTATGGAATTCCTTTTCACCGGCTTCTTTACTTTCGAATACCTGACGAGGATCTACTGTTCACCCCGTCCCCGGAAATACATATTCAGCTTTTTCGGTATCGTAGACTTACTGGCCACGTTGCCTCTTTACATCGGTCTGCTCTTCCCGGGCGCCCGCTATCTACTCATCATTCGTGCCTTCCGCCTGATACGTGTGTTCCGCGTCTTCAAGCTTTTCAACTTTCTGAATGAGGGGGAACGGCTGCTCACTGCCTTGCGTGAAAGTAGTAAGAAGATTGCAGTGTTCTTCTTGTTTGTCGTCATTCTGGTGACTTCCATCGGAACGCTAATGTATATGATTGAAGGAACGCAACCCAACTCCCAGTTCAACAATATCCCGAACAGCATCTATTGGGCTATCGTCACCATGACTACCGTAGGTTATGGAGATATTACTCCCGCCACCGGCCTCGGAAAATTCCTTTCCGCCTGTGTCATGCTGATCGGTTACACGATTATTGCCGTACCCACAGGTATCGTATCTGCCTCCATGATGAAAGAGTATAAACGCAGGAGAGACAAAGAATGTCCCAACTGCCATCGCTCCGGACACGAAGATAATGCAGAGTTTTGCAAATATTGCGGCCACAGCCTGGACCCATCCGAAACCAAAGCGGAAGAGAAATAA
- a CDS encoding lytic transglycosylase domain-containing protein, translating to MKRQMKINYILTLILVFCIGASIPILTGSSQVNEQHSAKSEVPYCVTPPTVPAQVTFDGETIDLRRYDRRERMDREMMAFTYMHSTTMLLIKRANRYFPIIEPILKANGIPDDFKYLMVIESNLNNIARSPAGAAGLWQFMPATGREFGLEVNDNVDERYHIEKATVAACKYFKQAYAKYGDWMAVSAAYNAGQGRISSQLEKQLASHAMDLWLVEETSRYMFRLLAAKEIFNNPQRYGFLLKREHLYPPIPYKEVTVNTSIDDLNEYAKSQGITYAQLRDANPWLRDTSLKNKTGKTYILYIPTQEGMYYTPQKTVAYNKQWVID from the coding sequence ATGAAAAGACAAATGAAAATCAACTATATTCTTACACTTATATTAGTATTTTGTATCGGTGCTTCCATCCCAATATTGACAGGCAGCAGCCAAGTGAACGAACAACATTCCGCCAAATCGGAAGTGCCTTATTGTGTCACTCCGCCTACTGTTCCCGCACAGGTCACCTTCGACGGGGAAACGATCGACCTCCGGCGCTATGACCGCCGCGAACGGATGGACCGCGAGATGATGGCCTTCACCTATATGCACTCCACCACCATGTTATTAATCAAGCGTGCCAACCGTTACTTCCCCATCATCGAACCGATACTGAAAGCAAACGGTATTCCTGATGACTTCAAATACCTGATGGTCATCGAGAGCAATCTGAATAACATCGCACGTTCTCCGGCAGGAGCAGCGGGCCTGTGGCAATTTATGCCTGCCACCGGACGCGAATTCGGGCTGGAAGTGAACGATAACGTAGACGAACGCTATCATATTGAAAAAGCAACCGTTGCCGCCTGCAAATACTTCAAACAGGCGTATGCCAAATATGGCGACTGGATGGCTGTCTCCGCCGCCTATAACGCCGGACAGGGACGCATCTCCTCCCAACTTGAAAAGCAGTTGGCAAGTCATGCCATGGACTTATGGCTGGTAGAGGAAACTTCCCGCTACATGTTCCGTCTGCTGGCAGCCAAAGAGATATTCAACAACCCGCAACGTTACGGATTTCTCTTGAAACGGGAACATCTGTATCCGCCTATTCCTTATAAAGAGGTAACCGTCAACACTTCTATCGACGATCTGAACGAGTACGCAAAATCACAGGGAATCACCTATGCCCAACTTCGTGATGCCAACCCCTGGCTGCGCGACACTTCATTGAAGAACAAGACCGGAAAGACATACATTCTCTATATTCCTACACAAGAGGGAATGTATTACACCCCGCAAAAGACCGTTGCCTACAATAAACAGTGGGTCATCGACTAA
- a CDS encoding MgtC/SapB family protein, with the protein MMLNMDFVIRLLVAGILGTIIGLDREYRAKEAGYRTHFLVSLGSALIMIVSQYGFQEIIKESSVTLDPSRVAAQVVSGIGFIGAGTIIFQKQIVRGLTTAAGIWATAGIGLAVGAGMYTIGIAATVLTLVGLELLSYLFKSIGMKSSMVSFSTPNKDILKQIADRFNSKDYLIVSYEMETQHTGEAEYYQVTMVIKSKRNNDEGHLLSLIQEFPDVTVQRIE; encoded by the coding sequence ATGATGTTGAATATGGATTTTGTAATCCGTTTATTGGTCGCCGGAATATTGGGAACCATCATCGGACTGGATCGTGAATACCGTGCCAAAGAAGCCGGATACCGCACTCATTTTCTCGTGTCGCTAGGTAGTGCTTTGATTATGATTGTTTCCCAATACGGATTTCAGGAAATTATAAAAGAAAGTAGTGTCACACTCGATCCCAGTCGGGTGGCGGCACAGGTTGTCAGCGGTATCGGATTTATCGGTGCAGGAACCATCATCTTTCAAAAACAGATTGTACGCGGACTGACTACCGCCGCAGGAATCTGGGCAACAGCAGGTATCGGTCTGGCGGTAGGTGCAGGAATGTACACCATCGGTATTGCCGCCACGGTGTTGACCCTCGTCGGACTGGAACTACTTAGCTATCTATTTAAAAGCATCGGAATGAAAAGCTCGATGGTTTCTTTCTCAACTCCCAACAAAGACATACTGAAACAGATAGCGGACAGATTCAACTCTAAAGACTACCTGATAGTCTCTTACGAGATGGAAACGCAACACACGGGTGAAGCAGAATATTATCAGGTTACGATGGTTATCAAGTCGAAACGGAATAATGATGAAGGGCATCTGCTTTCGCTGATACAGGAATTTCCGGATGTAACGGTGCAGCGAATTGAATAG